The Candidatus Zixiibacteriota bacterium genome has a segment encoding these proteins:
- a CDS encoding acyclic terpene utilization AtuA family protein, whose amino-acid sequence MGNKRKIRIGNAGGYWGDDLSALKRQLTGGPLDYITMDFLAEITMSILQRQQKTQPDLGYAVDFIDQLEECLPLIVKKKVRVISNAGGINPIGMGRRIIQMARSMGLDIKVGIVYGDDIVNQLYELTAAGEKFSNLETGEQFLPYRSRIVAANIYLGAEPVVKALEAGCHIVVTGRVTDTGITLAPMIHEFNWSMDDWDKMAAGVVAGHIIECGCQASGGNITDWQDVASFDNIGYPIIEMEHTGEFVVTKHKNTGGLVSEKTVKEQLVYEMGDPANYISPDGIARFDTIQLRAEGKDRVRVFGITGKPEPEQLKVSMAYEDGWKASGEVLVSGPDTYRKAEKIADIFWKKLRHDFESTRTEMLGSGTIWPSALSRCETSEILLRFSVRDRDKNKIKDFGKALSTLILSGPPGMAVTGQGRPKPKQVIAYWPALIHRSRVKARVLAIGTDRREEFYEITFPLRTHAPAPGGTVEQARQRRAKKPSGKPTRIRLQDICYARSGDKGDTCNIGVLARSPEIYDWIVEHLTTDRVKRFFAGITHGAVIRYELENLHGLNFLLEETLGGGGTKSLMIDPQGKTLAQALLQMELVVPSGLLKTITRK is encoded by the coding sequence GTGGGAAACAAACGCAAGATTCGCATCGGTAACGCCGGGGGATACTGGGGGGACGACCTATCCGCTCTCAAACGTCAGCTCACGGGGGGGCCGCTCGACTACATTACTATGGATTTCCTGGCGGAAATCACCATGTCGATTCTGCAGCGCCAGCAGAAGACGCAGCCCGACCTTGGGTATGCGGTGGATTTTATCGATCAGCTGGAGGAATGTCTCCCGCTGATTGTCAAAAAGAAGGTCCGTGTTATCTCCAATGCCGGGGGCATCAACCCGATCGGAATGGGACGTCGGATTATCCAGATGGCGCGCTCAATGGGTCTGGATATCAAGGTTGGCATCGTCTACGGAGATGATATTGTCAACCAGTTGTACGAGCTGACGGCGGCAGGAGAGAAATTCAGCAATCTGGAGACGGGCGAGCAGTTTTTGCCGTACCGATCGCGCATTGTGGCGGCGAATATTTATCTCGGCGCGGAGCCGGTTGTCAAGGCACTCGAGGCGGGTTGTCACATTGTGGTGACCGGCCGCGTAACGGATACGGGGATCACGCTTGCGCCGATGATTCACGAGTTCAACTGGTCGATGGACGACTGGGACAAGATGGCGGCCGGTGTGGTGGCGGGGCATATTATCGAGTGCGGCTGCCAGGCATCGGGCGGCAACATCACCGACTGGCAGGATGTGGCGTCGTTCGACAATATCGGCTACCCGATCATCGAGATGGAGCATACGGGGGAGTTTGTGGTTACCAAGCACAAGAATACGGGCGGACTGGTCTCAGAGAAGACCGTCAAGGAGCAGCTCGTGTACGAGATGGGTGACCCGGCGAACTACATTTCTCCCGACGGTATCGCGCGCTTCGACACGATACAGCTCCGGGCCGAGGGGAAAGACCGCGTGCGTGTATTCGGGATCACGGGGAAGCCGGAGCCGGAGCAGTTGAAAGTTTCGATGGCGTACGAGGACGGGTGGAAAGCCTCGGGCGAAGTGCTTGTTTCCGGGCCGGACACGTACCGGAAGGCGGAGAAGATCGCCGATATTTTCTGGAAGAAGCTTCGGCACGATTTTGAATCGACCCGCACCGAAATGCTCGGGTCGGGCACGATCTGGCCGTCGGCGCTGTCGCGTTGCGAGACCAGCGAGATATTGCTGCGCTTCAGCGTGCGCGATCGGGACAAAAACAAGATCAAGGATTTCGGGAAGGCGTTATCGACGTTGATACTTTCCGGGCCGCCCGGCATGGCGGTGACCGGGCAGGGGCGTCCCAAGCCCAAACAGGTGATCGCGTACTGGCCGGCCCTGATACATCGCAGCCGGGTCAAGGCGCGCGTGCTGGCGATCGGCACCGACCGTCGCGAGGAGTTTTACGAGATAACGTTTCCGCTTCGCACGCATGCGCCGGCGCCCGGCGGTACGGTCGAGCAGGCGCGTCAGCGCAGGGCGAAAAAGCCGTCGGGCAAGCCGACGCGGATCCGGCTGCAGGACATCTGCTATGCACGTTCCGGCGATAAGGGGGATACGTGCAACATAGGGGTGCTGGCGCGCTCGCCGGAGATCTACGATTGGATTGTCGAACACCTCACCACCGATAGAGTGAAGCGTTTTTTTGCCGGTATCACGCACGGTGCGGTTATCCGGTACGAGCTGGAGAATCTTCACGGGCTGAATTTTCTTTTGGAGGAGACGCTCGGCGGCGGTGGGACAAAATCGTTGATGATTGACCCGCAGGGGAAGACACTAGCCCAGGCGCTTCTGCAAATGGAGCTGGTGGTTCCTTCGGGGCTGCTCAAGACTATAACGCGGAAGTAG
- a CDS encoding carboxyl transferase domain-containing protein, which produces MYRIESKVDKNSELYKENDRSNREAHRLFKERLEQVKLGGPERARQRHVERGKLLPRERVARLLDKNTPFLELSPLAAYDMYDNDAPAAGIICGIGVVHGREVMVIANDATVKGGTYYPMTILKHSRAQRVAEENHLPCVYLVDSGGIFLPLQEGTFPDKDHFGRIFYNEARMSAKGIAQISVVLGSCTAGGAYLPAMSDECVIVRKQGTIFIGGPPLVKAATGEVVTAEELGGADVHCRTSGVTDHYAQDDAHALAITRNIIQNLNRGARTEIQRDAPEDPYYDPEELYGVVSNDLRKPFDIREVIARIVDGSRFHEFKELYGSTLVCGFARIMGYPVGILGNNGVLFSESSLKGAHFIELCTQRKIPLLFLQNISGFIVGRQYEAGGIARDGAKLVHAVANADVPKFTVVVGGSYGAGNYAMCGRGYFPRLMWMWPHAKICVMGGEQAADVLATVKIKQLESEGKKLSEGEIKAIRQPIIEKYEHDSSAYHSGARLWDDGIVGMTETREALALGIAMSLNAPIPDQKYGVFRM; this is translated from the coding sequence ATGTATCGGATTGAGAGTAAGGTTGACAAGAACAGCGAGCTGTACAAGGAAAACGACCGATCGAATCGGGAGGCGCATCGCCTGTTCAAGGAGCGGCTGGAACAGGTGAAACTGGGCGGCCCGGAGCGGGCCCGTCAGCGTCATGTTGAACGCGGCAAGCTTCTGCCCCGCGAGCGTGTGGCCCGCCTGCTGGATAAGAACACGCCTTTTCTCGAGTTGAGTCCGCTTGCCGCATACGACATGTACGACAACGACGCCCCGGCGGCGGGTATTATCTGCGGAATCGGGGTCGTGCACGGTCGGGAGGTCATGGTGATCGCGAACGACGCCACGGTCAAGGGTGGCACGTATTATCCCATGACGATTCTGAAGCATTCGCGCGCTCAGCGGGTTGCGGAGGAGAATCATTTGCCGTGCGTGTATCTTGTCGATTCGGGCGGGATTTTTCTGCCGCTGCAGGAAGGCACGTTCCCCGACAAAGACCACTTCGGCCGGATTTTTTACAACGAGGCGCGCATGTCGGCGAAGGGGATCGCGCAGATTTCGGTCGTGCTCGGTTCGTGTACGGCCGGCGGCGCGTATCTTCCGGCGATGTCCGACGAGTGTGTTATCGTGCGGAAGCAGGGGACGATTTTTATCGGTGGTCCGCCATTGGTGAAGGCGGCGACAGGCGAAGTTGTCACGGCGGAGGAGCTGGGCGGGGCCGATGTCCACTGCCGCACATCGGGAGTGACCGACCATTATGCGCAGGATGACGCTCACGCCCTGGCGATTACGCGCAATATCATTCAGAATCTGAACCGGGGGGCGAGAACCGAAATCCAGCGCGACGCGCCGGAGGACCCGTATTACGATCCGGAGGAGCTGTACGGCGTGGTCTCCAACGACCTTCGCAAGCCGTTCGACATCCGTGAGGTGATCGCGCGGATAGTGGATGGATCGCGATTCCACGAGTTCAAGGAACTGTACGGTTCGACCCTGGTGTGCGGGTTCGCGCGTATAATGGGATACCCGGTGGGTATTCTCGGTAACAACGGCGTGTTGTTTTCGGAGTCATCGCTGAAGGGCGCACACTTTATCGAACTATGCACGCAGCGAAAGATTCCGCTACTTTTCCTCCAGAACATTTCCGGTTTCATTGTCGGTCGTCAATACGAGGCGGGAGGGATCGCCCGCGACGGGGCGAAGCTGGTTCATGCCGTCGCCAATGCCGATGTGCCCAAGTTCACGGTCGTGGTCGGCGGATCGTATGGCGCGGGCAACTATGCCATGTGCGGTCGCGGCTATTTTCCACGGCTGATGTGGATGTGGCCCCACGCCAAGATCTGCGTGATGGGCGGCGAGCAGGCGGCCGACGTTCTCGCCACCGTAAAAATCAAGCAGCTCGAGAGCGAGGGGAAGAAGCTCAGCGAGGGGGAAATCAAGGCCATTCGTCAGCCGATCATCGAGAAATACGAGCACGACTCAAGCGCCTATCATTCCGGCGCGCGGTTGTGGGATGACGGGATAGTCGGGATGACGGAGACACGAGAGGCGCTTGCGCTGGGGATAGCGATGTCGCTGAACGCACCAATTCCGGACCAGAAGTACGGCGTTTTCAGAATGTAG
- a CDS encoding enoyl-CoA hydratase-related protein, whose translation MAYTTIRYDKSPHIARVSFCRPEIHNAFNATVISEMSDVFEKINADDSIRVVLLTGEGKSFCAGADLNWMKAVVDQSYEQNLAESSGLADLFYQMYTCPRPIVGQINGAAIGGGTGFVAVCDIAIAANSAKFSFSEVKIGVVPACIGPYVIRKIGEGKARELFITGERMRATRALEVGLVNKVVDDDRLDDEVDNLVDSILSSGPNAIAMAKQLVSTVPMMTPEQFKPYTAEMIARLRISEEGQEGMNAFLNKRRPSWTLSEKE comes from the coding sequence ATGGCGTATACGACGATTAGGTACGACAAGAGTCCGCATATCGCGCGGGTCAGTTTCTGCCGGCCCGAGATCCACAACGCGTTCAACGCGACGGTGATCAGCGAGATGTCGGATGTTTTCGAGAAGATCAACGCCGATGATTCCATCCGTGTGGTCCTGTTGACCGGCGAAGGCAAGTCTTTCTGCGCGGGAGCGGATCTCAACTGGATGAAGGCGGTGGTCGATCAATCGTACGAGCAGAATCTGGCCGAGTCCAGCGGGCTCGCGGATTTGTTCTACCAGATGTACACGTGTCCGCGACCGATAGTGGGGCAGATCAACGGCGCAGCAATCGGAGGCGGTACGGGTTTTGTCGCCGTATGCGACATCGCCATCGCCGCCAATTCCGCCAAATTTTCTTTTTCGGAAGTGAAGATCGGGGTGGTGCCCGCCTGTATCGGGCCGTACGTGATACGGAAGATCGGCGAAGGCAAGGCCCGCGAGCTTTTCATTACCGGTGAGCGGATGCGGGCCACGCGGGCGCTCGAAGTCGGGTTGGTGAACAAGGTGGTCGACGACGATCGTTTAGACGACGAGGTTGACAACCTGGTTGACTCGATCCTGTCGTCGGGGCCCAACGCGATAGCGATGGCCAAGCAGCTGGTCAGCACGGTGCCGATGATGACACCCGAGCAGTTCAAACCGTATACGGCCGAGATGATAGCACGGTTGAGAATCTCCGAAGAAGGGCAGGAGGGGATGAACGCGTTTCTGAACAAGCGGCGTCCCTCGTGGACCCTTTCCGAGAAGGAGTGA
- a CDS encoding acetyl-CoA carboxylase biotin carboxylase subunit produces the protein MNTLFKKILVANRSEIAVRVMNACHTLAIPCVAVYSKADVDSRHRREADESVFIGEAPPRESYLDIEKIISAAKESGCDAIHPGYGFLSENSLFPRRCAEEGLVFIGPPPDAMLLMGNKVESRMRMADAGVPLIPGMKGSGADTAAFERAADEAGFPVIIKAAAGGGGKGMRVVHERSQLADAVEAAKREAANAFGDDTVYLEKYVSNPRHIEFQVIADMHGTCVHVFERECSIQRRHQKIIEETPSVALTPEIRAKMGADAVKVAKAAGYVNAGTVEFLFDQSGNYYFLEMNTRIQVEHPITEMVTGTDLVVEQIRIAAGLPLSDGFRSLSQRGHAIECRIYAEDGENNFMPSTGKIVHYTEPIGPGVRVDSGVQPGSEITINYDPIMAKLIVHAPTRDLAIRKMIAALNNYKILGVKTSKRFMIDCLSHPEFAAGRTYTNFIETHMADRPDRSGEIRAIAVAAASVAAASRTAPAGVGGDGIAPRDTVSPWQTIGSWQIGDRIHEQV, from the coding sequence ATGAATACGCTGTTCAAGAAGATACTCGTCGCCAATCGATCCGAGATTGCCGTTCGCGTGATGAATGCCTGTCACACGCTGGCGATTCCATGCGTGGCGGTGTACTCCAAGGCGGACGTCGACAGCCGTCATCGCCGGGAGGCCGACGAATCGGTGTTTATCGGCGAGGCGCCGCCGCGAGAGTCGTATCTCGATATCGAGAAGATTATCAGTGCCGCCAAGGAAAGCGGGTGCGACGCGATCCATCCGGGGTACGGATTCTTGTCGGAGAATTCGCTTTTCCCGCGCAGGTGCGCGGAGGAGGGACTTGTTTTCATCGGGCCGCCGCCCGATGCCATGTTGCTGATGGGCAACAAGGTGGAGTCACGCATGCGCATGGCGGATGCGGGTGTGCCGCTGATCCCCGGCATGAAAGGCAGCGGCGCGGACACGGCCGCGTTTGAACGTGCCGCCGACGAGGCCGGATTCCCGGTGATCATCAAAGCGGCGGCGGGAGGCGGGGGGAAGGGCATGCGGGTCGTACACGAGCGCTCGCAGCTTGCCGATGCGGTTGAGGCTGCGAAGCGCGAGGCGGCCAATGCGTTCGGCGACGATACCGTGTACCTGGAGAAATACGTCAGTAATCCCCGCCATATCGAGTTTCAGGTGATTGCGGATATGCACGGTACCTGCGTGCATGTTTTCGAGCGCGAATGCTCGATCCAGCGTCGGCACCAGAAGATCATCGAGGAAACGCCGTCGGTTGCGCTGACCCCGGAGATTCGAGCGAAAATGGGCGCCGACGCCGTGAAAGTGGCGAAAGCCGCCGGTTATGTCAACGCGGGCACGGTGGAGTTTCTGTTCGACCAGTCCGGCAATTACTACTTCCTCGAAATGAACACCCGGATACAGGTGGAGCACCCGATCACGGAGATGGTAACCGGCACCGATCTCGTCGTGGAGCAGATTCGCATCGCGGCCGGGCTACCGCTTTCGGACGGCTTCCGAAGTCTCTCCCAGCGAGGGCATGCGATCGAGTGCCGTATCTACGCGGAGGACGGCGAGAACAACTTCATGCCGTCGACGGGGAAGATCGTGCATTATACCGAACCGATCGGTCCCGGGGTTCGTGTGGACTCCGGTGTGCAGCCGGGCAGCGAGATCACGATCAACTACGACCCGATCATGGCGAAGCTGATCGTCCACGCGCCGACCCGCGATCTGGCGATTCGCAAGATGATCGCGGCACTCAACAACTACAAGATCCTCGGCGTGAAGACGTCGAAACGATTCATGATCGACTGCCTGTCGCATCCGGAGTTCGCCGCCGGTCGGACGTACACGAACTTCATCGAGACGCACATGGCGGACCGTCCAGACCGTTCCGGAGAGATTCGCGCGATCGCGGTTGCGGCGGCGTCGGTGGCGGCGGCGAGTCGGACGGCACCTGCCGGGGTCGGAGGCGACGGCATCGCGCCGAGAGATACGGTCAGCCCGTGGCAGACGATCGGCAGCTGGCAGATTGGAGATCGCATCCATGAACAGGTATGA
- a CDS encoding biotin/lipoyl-containing protein — MNRYEMLYDGAPVETTVDREGENFVVTVENHTYRFRPLSRDLYAVDVDGRRVVVAAAFGKDACFIDIESHLLEIREASDEGFAGSAGDHAAVKDKVFAPMPGKIVKIMANVGDEVKEKQPLVIVEAMKMENQVNCRAAGRVKAVNFKAGDQVDTETPIIELEIPEGV, encoded by the coding sequence ATGAACAGGTATGAGATGCTGTATGACGGCGCCCCGGTGGAGACGACGGTGGATCGCGAGGGAGAGAACTTCGTCGTGACGGTCGAGAACCATACGTATCGCTTTCGTCCGCTGAGCCGTGATCTGTATGCCGTTGACGTCGACGGACGGCGGGTGGTGGTTGCGGCCGCGTTCGGCAAGGATGCGTGTTTTATCGATATCGAATCACACCTTCTGGAGATCCGGGAAGCGTCCGACGAAGGGTTCGCCGGTTCGGCCGGCGATCACGCGGCGGTGAAAGACAAGGTATTCGCGCCCATGCCCGGCAAGATCGTCAAGATCATGGCAAACGTCGGCGACGAAGTGAAAGAGAAGCAGCCCCTGGTGATCGTCGAGGCGATGAAGATGGAGAACCAGGTAAACTGCAGGGCTGCAGGGAGAGTGAAGGCGGTCAACTTCAAGGCCGGAGACCAGGTCGATACGGAGACGCCGATAATCGAATTGGAGATACCTGAAGGGGTGTAG